The Chitinivorax tropicus genome includes a region encoding these proteins:
- a CDS encoding phage protease: MNTAPPVIAILTAKVALGGNKIQLLPAGEFRTGEGRPYEYPTWRLDDPIAALVIRCRAERANARVIEY, translated from the coding sequence ATGAATACAGCACCCCCCGTCATTGCCATCTTGACCGCCAAGGTTGCCCTTGGCGGTAACAAAATCCAGCTGCTGCCAGCGGGCGAGTTCCGCACGGGTGAGGGTCGGCCCTATGAATACCCTACTTGGCGGTTGGACGACCCCATCGCCGCGTTGGTCATCCGCTGCCGGGCGGAACGCGCCAACGCGCGTGTGATTGAGTACTAA
- the speD gene encoding adenosylmethionine decarboxylase, with protein sequence MNDHAAPALGQHLLADFHGVSAALLSDPAEIEVMLCQAAAAAAATPIHAHFHHFGPGLGVTGMLLLQESHISIHTWPESGFAAIDIFMCGDAQPGLALSHLHSCLSPQSVTRHQLPRG encoded by the coding sequence ATGAATGACCACGCCGCGCCCGCACTCGGCCAGCACCTGCTGGCCGATTTTCATGGCGTATCCGCAGCCCTATTGTCAGACCCAGCCGAGATCGAGGTGATGTTGTGTCAGGCCGCAGCTGCGGCAGCGGCCACCCCGATACACGCCCATTTCCATCACTTTGGGCCGGGGCTGGGAGTCACCGGCATGCTATTACTGCAAGAGTCCCATATCAGCATCCACACCTGGCCAGAGTCCGGCTTCGCCGCCATTGATATCTTCATGTGTGGCGACGCCCAGCCAGGACTCGCACTATCACACCTGCACAGTTGCCTTTCCCCACAATCCGTCACCCGCCATCAGCTACCACGTGGCTGA
- a CDS encoding ankyrin repeat domain-containing protein: MANIRKIVGTGVAVLALGGLAMNLHWLATTDIVYLIACAEAQNQPKQWNCRMGLRYVRPTAQDMQELNLAAWPAFITPTSDPELREALLTRFIDRGGNINATNTAKYPAYQTAPPMINGMTALHMDALAGNVEAVKLLLRLGADKTMRTSTGDRALDYALRAKAKYNEPKYDEVIRLLQ; the protein is encoded by the coding sequence ATGGCCAACATTCGGAAGATAGTCGGCACGGGTGTGGCTGTGCTCGCGCTTGGTGGTCTCGCAATGAACCTGCACTGGCTGGCCACCACTGACATAGTCTATTTGATTGCCTGCGCAGAGGCGCAAAATCAGCCTAAACAGTGGAATTGCCGCATGGGGTTACGCTATGTACGCCCCACCGCGCAGGATATGCAGGAGCTAAACCTTGCGGCATGGCCGGCATTCATTACGCCCACTAGTGACCCAGAACTGCGAGAAGCACTGTTGACCCGCTTTATCGACAGGGGCGGCAATATCAATGCCACCAATACGGCTAAATACCCTGCCTATCAAACTGCGCCACCAATGATCAATGGTATGACTGCCTTGCATATGGATGCGTTGGCCGGCAACGTGGAAGCGGTCAAATTGCTGTTACGACTGGGTGCCGACAAAACCATGCGGACATCGACCGGTGATCGTGCGCTCGACTATGCCCTGCGGGCCAAGGCGAAGTACAACGAGCCCAAGTACGACGAGGTGATCCGCCTGCTGCAGTAA